In Streptomyces sp. NBC_01426, one genomic interval encodes:
- a CDS encoding C40 family peptidase: MSHTAHTPSHRKPRRSVSKLAVRAGVAGGVLSTLAMAGTASASPSPEPVAETTLEMPVLDLDLSADVATAVTTAAENTRAAAVEGELNVQEEHARTGAAAEAKQAKEDAQQKADAEKKAKEEQARKAEADRANRSSARSSLANASASDDDSFSPGSSSGGGNSDEGGSTSRPATGSAAAIVDFARAQVGKAYVSGATGSSAYDCSGLVQAAYRQAGITLDRVSQAQSNAGTSVSLSNLQPGDILYWGAKGSAYHVAIYVGGGKFVGAQNPSTGVVERSLSYDMPTGAVRVL; this comes from the coding sequence AGCCCCGCCGCAGCGTCTCCAAGCTCGCGGTCCGCGCCGGCGTTGCCGGTGGCGTCCTCAGCACCCTCGCCATGGCCGGCACCGCGAGCGCGTCCCCGTCCCCAGAGCCCGTGGCCGAGACGACGCTCGAAATGCCGGTCCTCGACCTGGATCTGAGCGCCGACGTCGCGACGGCCGTCACCACGGCCGCCGAGAACACCCGCGCCGCAGCCGTCGAAGGCGAGCTGAACGTCCAGGAGGAGCACGCCCGCACGGGCGCCGCCGCCGAGGCGAAGCAGGCCAAGGAAGACGCCCAGCAGAAGGCCGACGCCGAGAAGAAGGCCAAGGAGGAGCAGGCGCGCAAGGCCGAGGCCGACCGCGCCAACCGCAGCTCCGCCCGCTCCTCGCTGGCGAACGCCTCCGCCTCGGACGACGATTCCTTCTCGCCCGGCAGCAGCTCCGGCGGCGGCAACTCCGACGAGGGCGGCAGCACGTCGAGGCCGGCCACCGGCTCCGCCGCCGCCATCGTCGACTTCGCCCGCGCGCAGGTCGGCAAGGCGTACGTCAGTGGCGCCACCGGCTCCTCGGCGTACGACTGCTCCGGTCTCGTCCAGGCCGCGTACCGCCAGGCCGGGATCACCCTCGACCGCGTGTCGCAGGCGCAGTCCAACGCCGGCACCTCGGTGTCGCTGAGCAACCTCCAGCCGGGCGACATCCTGTACTGGGGTGCCAAGGGCAGCGCGTACCACGTCGCCATCTACGTCGGCGGCGGCAAGTTCGTCGGTGCGCAGAACCCCAGCACCGGTGTCGTCGAACGCAGCCTGAGCTACGACATGCCGACGGGCGCGGTCCGCGTCCTCTGA